The Salvelinus namaycush isolate Seneca chromosome 28, SaNama_1.0, whole genome shotgun sequence genome contains a region encoding:
- the LOC120023802 gene encoding inositol-trisphosphate 3-kinase A-like isoform X1 — protein MPKEREKRRKTSKEAGLSGAGIGEGFCKERRTSCKATENCDELCQMTEIRLPEVNAVLAQSSMMEVLRVPQVTITPDGGCSQEIEQEDWSDVNGPLRRNMSNSSISSTGSSIESEDDILSDNEKKSKGNITLEHLCEHTGESTPWWTLKNIVVNWPFVGSQRRNLSWVQLAGHKGNFKAGGEGTILKKFSENEKLCFERLQGDVLQGFVPGYHGVVERDGEPFLHMTDLLVNFDEPSVMDCKMGVRTYLEEELVRARERPKLRRDLYDKMLEVDSEAPSPQEHLQRAVTKPCYMQWRETLSSTHTLGFRIEGIKKADGTCHTDFKKTRSKEDVTQVFRDFSGGNTNIVNSYLSKLAKIQQALKSSEFFKRHEVIGSSLLFIHDHTERAEVWLIDFGKTTGLPEGQTLDHCIPWQEGNREDGYMLGLDNLMRTLGSLTNEGNSEGTSQLTSE, from the exons ATGccgaaggagagggagaagaggcgaAAGACCTCCAAGGAGGCAGGGCTGTCTGGCGCTGGGATTGGTGAAGGGTTTTGTAAAGAGCGCAGAACAAGCTGCAAAGCAACTGAGAATTGCGATGAACTGTGCCAGATGACAGAAATTCGGTTACCTGAGGTTAACGCCGTTCTAGCGCAATCTAGTATGATGGAGGTGCTCCGTGTACCGCAGGTGACAATAACCCCAGATGGAGGCTGCTCGCAGGAGATCGAGCAGGAGGACTGGTCTGATGTGAATGGTCCTCTACGACGGAATATGTCaaactcctctatctcctcaaCAGGTTCCTCCATAGAGTCAGAGGATGACATTCTGAGTGACAACGAGAAAAAGAGCAAGGGGAATATCACATTGGAACATTTGTGTGAGCACACGGGAGAA AGCACACCCTGGTGGACGCTAAAGAATATCGTCGTCAACTGGCCTTTTGTTGGCTCCCAGAGAAGAAACCTGTCCTGGGTTCAACTAGCTGGACACAAAG GTAATTTCAAAGCTGGTGGCGAAGGCACCATTCTGAAGAAGTTCTCAGAGAATGAGAAGCTGTGCTTTGAGAGATTGCAGGGTGACGTGCTCCAGGGCTTTGTACCAGGATACCATGGGGTGGTGGAGAGGGATGGGGAACCCTTCCTACATATGACTGATCTACTGGTCAACTTTGATGAACCCAGTGTCATGGACTGCAAGATGGGAGTGAG GACGTATCTGGAGGAGGAGCTGGTGCGAGCGCGGGAGCGGCCTAAGCTCCGTAGGGATCTGTATGACAAGATGCTGGAGGTGGACAGTGAGGCCCCCAGCCCCCAGGAGCACCTCCAGAGGGCCGTCACCAAACCCTGCTACATGCAGTGGAGAGAGACCCTCAGCTCCACACACACCCTGGGTTTCCGCATCGAGGGCATCAAG AAAGCTGACGGTACATGTCATACGGATTTCAAGAAGACCCGGTCTAAGGAGGATGTCACACAGGTCTTCAGGGACTTTTCCGGAGGCAACACAAACATCGTA AATTCATACCTCAGCAAACTAGCAAAAATTCAACAAGCCCTGAAGTCATCTGAATTCTTCAAGAGACACGAG gTGATTGGGAGCTCCCTCCTCTTCATCCATGACCACACTGAGCGAGCTGAGGTTTGGCTCATTGACTTTGGTAAGACTACAGGGCTACCTGAAGGACAAACTCTGGACCACTGTATACCCTGGCAGGAGGGCAACCGAGAGGACGGATACATGTTGGGACTGGACAACCTGATGAGGACACTGGGCTCTTTAACCAATGAAGGCAATAGTGAAGGAACTAGTCAATTGACTAGTGAGTGA
- the LOC120023802 gene encoding inositol-trisphosphate 3-kinase A-like isoform X2 — MPKEREKRRKTSKEAGLSGAGIGEGFCKERRTSCKATENCDELCQMTEIRLPEVNAVLAQSSMMEVLRVPQVTITPDGGCSQEIEQEDWSDVNGPLRRNMSNSSISSTGSSIESEDDILSDNEKKSKGNITLEHLCEHTGESTPWWTLKNIVVNWPFVGSQRRNLSWVQLAGHKGNFKAGGEGTILKKFSENEKLCFERLQGDVLQGFVPGYHGVVERDGEPFLHMTDLLVNFDEPSVMDCKMGVRTYLEEELVRARERPKLRRDLYDKMLEVDSEAPSPQEHLQRAVTKPCYMQWRETLSSTHTLGFRIEGIKKADGTCHTDFKKTRSKEDVTQVFRDFSGGNTNIVVIGSSLLFIHDHTERAEVWLIDFGKTTGLPEGQTLDHCIPWQEGNREDGYMLGLDNLMRTLGSLTNEGNSEGTSQLTSE, encoded by the exons ATGccgaaggagagggagaagaggcgaAAGACCTCCAAGGAGGCAGGGCTGTCTGGCGCTGGGATTGGTGAAGGGTTTTGTAAAGAGCGCAGAACAAGCTGCAAAGCAACTGAGAATTGCGATGAACTGTGCCAGATGACAGAAATTCGGTTACCTGAGGTTAACGCCGTTCTAGCGCAATCTAGTATGATGGAGGTGCTCCGTGTACCGCAGGTGACAATAACCCCAGATGGAGGCTGCTCGCAGGAGATCGAGCAGGAGGACTGGTCTGATGTGAATGGTCCTCTACGACGGAATATGTCaaactcctctatctcctcaaCAGGTTCCTCCATAGAGTCAGAGGATGACATTCTGAGTGACAACGAGAAAAAGAGCAAGGGGAATATCACATTGGAACATTTGTGTGAGCACACGGGAGAA AGCACACCCTGGTGGACGCTAAAGAATATCGTCGTCAACTGGCCTTTTGTTGGCTCCCAGAGAAGAAACCTGTCCTGGGTTCAACTAGCTGGACACAAAG GTAATTTCAAAGCTGGTGGCGAAGGCACCATTCTGAAGAAGTTCTCAGAGAATGAGAAGCTGTGCTTTGAGAGATTGCAGGGTGACGTGCTCCAGGGCTTTGTACCAGGATACCATGGGGTGGTGGAGAGGGATGGGGAACCCTTCCTACATATGACTGATCTACTGGTCAACTTTGATGAACCCAGTGTCATGGACTGCAAGATGGGAGTGAG GACGTATCTGGAGGAGGAGCTGGTGCGAGCGCGGGAGCGGCCTAAGCTCCGTAGGGATCTGTATGACAAGATGCTGGAGGTGGACAGTGAGGCCCCCAGCCCCCAGGAGCACCTCCAGAGGGCCGTCACCAAACCCTGCTACATGCAGTGGAGAGAGACCCTCAGCTCCACACACACCCTGGGTTTCCGCATCGAGGGCATCAAG AAAGCTGACGGTACATGTCATACGGATTTCAAGAAGACCCGGTCTAAGGAGGATGTCACACAGGTCTTCAGGGACTTTTCCGGAGGCAACACAAACATCGTA gTGATTGGGAGCTCCCTCCTCTTCATCCATGACCACACTGAGCGAGCTGAGGTTTGGCTCATTGACTTTGGTAAGACTACAGGGCTACCTGAAGGACAAACTCTGGACCACTGTATACCCTGGCAGGAGGGCAACCGAGAGGACGGATACATGTTGGGACTGGACAACCTGATGAGGACACTGGGCTCTTTAACCAATGAAGGCAATAGTGAAGGAACTAGTCAATTGACTAGTGAGTGA